From the genome of Devriesea agamarum, one region includes:
- a CDS encoding TspO/MBR family protein has protein sequence MKLRNKQSKNRHGSSRRPWVTALLTTGAVAAAAGIGTAVTDADGHWYRNLKKPSWQPPRIAFPVVWTGLYGAIAWTSTRTLNQLDREGRDKERRAFSRALGANLALNAGWSVLFFGAHKLRAARVESVVLAASSADLVRRVGAASSGRGVLLAPYAAWTAFAAYLTHDITRRNADSHSG, from the coding sequence ATGAAGCTGCGAAATAAGCAATCCAAGAACCGCCATGGATCCTCCCGGCGTCCCTGGGTGACAGCGTTGTTGACCACCGGAGCAGTGGCCGCCGCAGCAGGAATCGGAACTGCGGTAACCGATGCGGACGGGCACTGGTATCGAAATCTGAAGAAGCCGTCCTGGCAGCCGCCACGGATCGCATTCCCGGTGGTGTGGACCGGGCTGTACGGCGCCATCGCCTGGACCTCGACCCGCACTTTAAACCAACTCGATCGCGAAGGCCGAGATAAAGAACGTCGCGCGTTTTCTCGGGCGCTAGGGGCCAATCTCGCCCTGAATGCCGGATGGAGCGTGTTGTTCTTCGGGGCGCACAAGCTGCGCGCAGCCCGGGTGGAATCGGTAGTGCTGGCGGCAAGCTCCGCGGATCTGGTGCGCCGGGTGGGTGCGGCGTCGTCCGGGCGCGGGGTTCTGCTGGCTCCCTATGCCGCGTGGACGGCTTTTGCTGCATACCTGACCCATGACATCACCCGGCGAAATGCGGACTCTCACTCCGGCTAA
- a CDS encoding pyruvate dehydrogenase: MARTTLARLIVTQLRDLGVKRIYGLVGDSLNPVVDAVRTTDGIEWIHVRNEEAAAFAAGAEARITGRLAVCAGSCGPGNTHLIQGLYDAHRDGAPVLAIASHIPSGKIGTGFFQETHPEKLFDECSNFCEMVNSGTHGATMLHIAAQTALATKGVSVMVLPGDIADEEVDAPFGHTLVTDFGTVQPTASGVGALADLINEARTVTLFAGAGVRGARDEVLALAEKVKAPIGHAFGGKEWIQYDNPFDVGMSGLLGYGAAYEAMHEADLLILLGTDFPYSEFLPSSNGGPKVVQIDTDGSRLGRRVPLELGIHGNVALTVQAVLPLVHEKADRSFLNKKLKEHCKALEGVVKAYTRNVEKMKPIHPEYVASVLDDLARDDAVFTVDTGMCNVWAARYITPGPHRRVIGSWHHGTMANALPQAIGVAASHPERQVISMSGDGGLGMLMGELLTVRLHDLPVKIVVFNNSSLGMVKLEMLVEGIPDYETDHAAVDYAAIANGCGIPSVRITDPKRLPDELAAALNTPGPMLIDVVTDPDALSMPPKITAQQIRGFAMASTKVLLTGGVGKMLDMARSNIRNIPR; encoded by the coding sequence ATGGCACGCACCACACTCGCCCGTCTCATCGTCACCCAACTACGCGATCTCGGCGTGAAACGCATTTACGGACTGGTTGGAGACTCCCTAAACCCCGTGGTCGATGCCGTCCGCACCACCGACGGCATCGAATGGATTCACGTTCGCAACGAAGAGGCCGCAGCCTTCGCCGCAGGAGCCGAAGCACGGATCACCGGGCGCCTGGCAGTGTGCGCGGGATCCTGCGGTCCCGGTAACACCCACCTCATCCAAGGCCTATACGACGCCCACCGCGACGGAGCCCCAGTCTTAGCCATCGCCTCGCACATCCCCAGCGGAAAGATCGGGACCGGATTCTTCCAGGAAACCCACCCCGAAAAACTCTTCGACGAGTGCTCGAATTTCTGCGAGATGGTGAACTCCGGAACCCACGGAGCAACCATGCTCCACATCGCCGCCCAAACGGCGCTGGCCACCAAAGGGGTCTCGGTCATGGTCCTGCCCGGCGATATCGCCGACGAAGAAGTGGACGCCCCATTTGGCCACACCCTCGTTACCGATTTCGGCACAGTGCAACCCACTGCCTCAGGCGTAGGCGCACTCGCAGACCTGATCAACGAGGCCCGGACGGTCACACTATTTGCTGGCGCCGGGGTCCGCGGTGCCCGCGACGAAGTCCTCGCCTTGGCAGAAAAAGTAAAGGCACCCATCGGCCACGCGTTCGGCGGCAAAGAATGGATCCAATACGACAACCCCTTCGATGTCGGTATGTCGGGACTGCTTGGATACGGTGCCGCCTACGAAGCTATGCATGAAGCAGACCTGCTAATTCTGCTCGGTACCGACTTCCCGTACAGCGAGTTCCTTCCCTCTTCCAACGGCGGACCCAAAGTGGTCCAAATAGATACCGACGGTTCTCGGCTAGGCCGTCGGGTTCCCCTAGAGCTCGGGATACACGGCAACGTGGCGCTCACGGTGCAGGCGGTGCTGCCGCTCGTACACGAAAAAGCGGACCGCTCCTTCCTCAACAAGAAACTGAAGGAGCACTGCAAAGCCCTAGAAGGGGTCGTGAAGGCATACACCCGCAACGTCGAAAAGATGAAGCCCATTCACCCCGAGTATGTCGCGAGTGTGCTCGATGACCTCGCCCGCGATGACGCCGTATTTACCGTGGACACCGGAATGTGCAACGTGTGGGCCGCGCGCTACATCACCCCCGGACCACATCGGCGCGTCATCGGCTCCTGGCATCACGGAACCATGGCTAACGCCCTTCCGCAGGCCATCGGGGTTGCCGCTTCGCATCCCGAACGCCAGGTCATATCGATGTCCGGCGACGGTGGGCTCGGCATGCTCATGGGCGAGCTCCTGACCGTACGCCTGCACGATCTACCTGTGAAGATCGTAGTCTTCAACAACTCAAGCCTCGGGATGGTCAAACTAGAGATGCTGGTCGAAGGCATCCCCGACTACGAAACCGACCATGCCGCCGTCGACTACGCCGCCATCGCCAACGGATGCGGGATTCCATCCGTGCGGATCACCGATCCCAAACGCCTACCGGATGAGCTCGCAGCGGCCCTGAATACCCCCGGACCAATGCTGATCGACGTCGTAACCGACCCCGACGCACTCTCCATGCCACCGAAGATTACCGCCCAACAGATCCGCGGTTTCGCCATGGCATCCACAAAAGTCCTGTTGACCGGCGGTGTCGGAAAGATGCTCGACATGGCGCGCTCGAACATTCGCAATATTCCTCGGTGA
- a CDS encoding polysaccharide biosynthesis tyrosine autokinase, producing the protein MTIEDFFRLTLRHIGILIGSIIVCLAASYGMFSLRTPVYQASALGYVSANGGTDSNGNPVTQASGNMQLQQDKAQSYLPLFTTRAVGEGIVKRLDLADASPDAIAGSLSVTVAPSAPVITVTAPAATPEQARDIANAAVESAAAEARKLEVGSDNPNARPIVALVPYQTALTPGAPVSPNLKSYLGVGLIVGIVLGYAIAWLLHRSDTRVRSVEDVSSHFDLPVLGVMPAMKDMKRSAGEALPEPTHFAVKESIRKLRTNLRYLNVDNPPRVIVVTSAIPAEGKSTVAGNLARVLARSGQKTLLIDADLRRPVVYEEFGLDGSLGLTQLLSGAAGLDDCLIPSNVPNLQVLPAGQIPPNPSELLGSHRMESLLRELRKEYFIVIDAPPILPVTDGVLLARHADGAILVIGAGKARREVLKRAVDQLRTVDAKVLGAVINQASTKFVKRLAYGDAEYGYGVYGYSAYGYGSGYVKGSGRKRGGSDSHAETDVEVIPEVEPVLAAEAGSEHRRASGRRADVSARATHARPSTDSTEV; encoded by the coding sequence GTGACCATCGAAGACTTCTTCCGATTGACGCTGCGTCATATCGGAATACTGATCGGCTCGATAATCGTGTGCCTTGCGGCGTCATATGGGATGTTTTCCCTGCGCACGCCCGTCTATCAAGCTAGCGCCCTCGGCTACGTCTCGGCCAACGGAGGCACCGACAGCAACGGTAACCCGGTGACCCAGGCGAGCGGCAATATGCAGCTCCAGCAGGACAAAGCACAGTCCTACCTCCCGCTGTTCACCACCCGTGCCGTCGGTGAGGGAATTGTTAAGCGGCTGGACCTGGCCGATGCAAGCCCAGACGCTATCGCCGGATCCTTGAGTGTGACGGTTGCGCCGTCAGCACCCGTGATCACGGTGACGGCCCCGGCAGCAACCCCCGAGCAAGCCCGCGATATCGCCAACGCGGCCGTAGAGTCAGCCGCCGCTGAAGCCCGGAAACTGGAAGTCGGCAGCGACAATCCCAATGCACGACCGATTGTGGCGCTCGTTCCATATCAGACGGCACTGACCCCCGGCGCCCCCGTGTCGCCAAATTTGAAGAGCTACCTCGGTGTCGGTCTGATCGTCGGAATCGTGCTTGGCTACGCCATCGCCTGGCTGCTACATCGCTCCGATACCCGCGTGCGGTCAGTGGAAGACGTCTCCAGCCACTTCGACCTTCCCGTGCTCGGCGTGATGCCAGCAATGAAAGATATGAAGCGCTCCGCCGGCGAAGCACTGCCGGAGCCCACCCACTTCGCCGTCAAAGAATCGATCCGCAAACTACGCACAAACCTGCGGTACCTCAACGTCGATAATCCTCCCCGCGTGATCGTCGTGACCTCGGCAATTCCCGCCGAAGGTAAATCCACCGTGGCAGGTAACCTCGCCCGAGTGCTCGCCCGGTCCGGGCAGAAAACCCTGCTGATCGACGCCGATCTTCGTCGCCCCGTCGTGTACGAAGAATTCGGACTCGACGGCTCTCTCGGACTGACCCAGCTGCTGTCCGGCGCTGCAGGGCTCGACGACTGCCTGATCCCGTCGAACGTGCCGAACCTTCAGGTACTGCCCGCCGGTCAGATCCCGCCGAACCCCAGTGAATTGCTGGGCTCCCACCGCATGGAATCCCTGCTGCGCGAACTGCGCAAAGAGTACTTCATCGTGATTGACGCGCCCCCGATCCTCCCCGTGACCGACGGTGTGCTGCTAGCCCGCCACGCCGACGGCGCCATCCTCGTGATCGGAGCCGGTAAAGCCCGGCGCGAAGTGCTCAAGCGTGCGGTGGATCAGCTGCGCACCGTGGACGCCAAAGTCCTCGGCGCGGTCATCAACCAGGCCTCCACCAAGTTCGTGAAACGTCTCGCGTACGGCGACGCCGAATACGGCTATGGCGTCTACGGTTACAGTGCCTACGGTTACGGCTCCGGGTACGTTAAAGGCTCAGGCCGCAAGCGGGGCGGATCCGATTCCCACGCGGAAACCGATGTTGAAGTGATTCCCGAGGTGGAACCAGTTCTCGCCGCAGAGGCCGGATCGGAGCATCGTCGGGCCAGCGGACGTCGTGCCGATGTCTCAGCGCGAGCCACCCATGCCCGGCCCAGTACGGACAGCACCGAGGTTTAA
- a CDS encoding glycosyltransferase family 2 protein has product MDITVIVPVYGPADEALPLLRAVAHTNPPVRTIVVDDASPVPVNSHELPASVEIVRRDRNGGFGAAVNTGLNLVRTTYALVLNSDLTIPDGFIPNLLAHASPFQPAVIGPRAVDPHGRSAYSGRYWTTTRQQVIEWLVPLASQRHRAVLHEAVGHDVRADRAHGLVPVDWVSGCAMLLPVEQVREVGGFDEEYFMYCEEVDLQKRLAERGVPALLDADLTVVHEGGGSSSSERRRRWLVAARDRYARKFGRPRLLRLGLLSATGVNLLWNLGRRAAGRAVDPLAVARFEVSLVREAARSAR; this is encoded by the coding sequence GTGGACATTACGGTGATCGTGCCCGTATACGGCCCGGCTGACGAAGCCCTACCCCTGCTTCGGGCGGTCGCCCACACCAATCCGCCGGTGCGCACGATCGTCGTAGACGACGCCTCCCCGGTTCCTGTCAACAGCCATGAACTGCCGGCATCGGTTGAGATCGTGCGGCGAGACCGCAACGGTGGATTCGGGGCGGCGGTCAACACCGGACTCAACCTGGTGCGCACCACATACGCCCTGGTTCTGAACTCCGACCTGACGATCCCAGACGGTTTCATTCCGAACCTTCTGGCGCACGCGAGCCCATTTCAGCCCGCCGTGATCGGGCCACGGGCCGTTGACCCGCACGGGCGCTCCGCATATTCGGGCCGCTATTGGACCACCACCAGACAGCAGGTGATCGAATGGCTGGTCCCGCTTGCTTCTCAACGCCACCGCGCGGTACTCCACGAAGCCGTGGGACACGACGTTCGGGCAGACCGCGCCCACGGACTGGTCCCGGTTGACTGGGTATCCGGTTGTGCCATGCTGCTGCCCGTGGAACAGGTGCGTGAGGTGGGCGGGTTCGACGAGGAGTACTTCATGTACTGCGAAGAAGTCGACCTGCAAAAGCGGCTGGCTGAGCGCGGGGTTCCCGCGCTCTTAGATGCAGATCTGACCGTGGTGCATGAAGGAGGAGGCTCCTCCAGCTCTGAACGGCGCCGACGCTGGCTAGTCGCAGCCCGGGATCGGTACGCCCGCAAATTTGGTCGGCCTCGTCTGCTTCGGCTCGGTCTGCTGAGTGCGACCGGAGTGAATCTGCTGTGGAATCTCGGGCGGCGAGCAGCGGGCCGCGCCGTGGATCCGCTGGCGGTCGCACGCTTCGAGGTGTCTCTCGTGCGCGAAGCGGCAAGGAGTGCCCGGTGA
- a CDS encoding CgeB family protein produces the protein MTTTRRLMLVTPNFHGYWRSIHEALERIGHQVVTIRYDEYAGVADKVRLKLAVELPERLGAHSARVAERRRITARVRLAVQTVRPDGIIVIKGDLLDDTFWQLLDEHRIPRILWLYDDLHRHDYTTEFLRHIGPVLSYSAQETEMLRAEHGVDATFIPNAFDPYRAEPATQRTGEIVFVGASYPNRVELLEGLAQRGQPVHVWGRDFSRHPLDRLRTWSWSRPALEASRDVPLDEAYRIGSRAAAAVNIHGLQTGHAMRTFEVPGMAGVLLVDRDDVADFYDVGEEVAVWHSIDELDDLCTRARTDRPWADGLRERGRRRTLAEHTFDHRMRKVDELWD, from the coding sequence GTGACAACGACGCGACGGCTCATGCTGGTCACGCCAAACTTTCATGGATACTGGCGCAGTATTCACGAGGCGTTAGAACGGATCGGGCACCAGGTAGTAACAATCCGCTACGACGAATACGCCGGGGTCGCAGACAAAGTGCGGCTCAAGCTCGCGGTGGAATTGCCGGAGCGGCTGGGAGCGCACTCTGCGAGAGTGGCCGAACGCAGGCGTATCACAGCCCGGGTGCGGCTGGCAGTGCAGACAGTGCGCCCCGACGGCATCATCGTGATTAAAGGTGACCTGCTGGATGACACCTTCTGGCAGCTGCTGGATGAGCATCGCATCCCGCGCATCCTGTGGCTCTACGACGACCTGCACCGACACGACTACACCACGGAATTCTTGCGCCACATCGGGCCGGTGCTGTCCTACTCCGCGCAAGAAACCGAGATGCTACGCGCTGAGCACGGTGTGGATGCCACCTTCATTCCCAATGCGTTTGACCCCTACCGCGCTGAACCAGCTACTCAGCGCACAGGTGAGATCGTGTTTGTCGGCGCCAGCTATCCGAACCGAGTCGAGCTATTAGAAGGCCTAGCGCAGCGAGGACAACCAGTCCATGTGTGGGGGAGGGACTTCTCCCGGCACCCCCTGGACCGACTGCGCACCTGGTCCTGGTCTCGTCCAGCGCTTGAGGCCTCGCGCGATGTGCCCTTAGACGAGGCATACCGGATCGGGTCCCGCGCCGCCGCGGCAGTCAACATCCACGGACTGCAAACGGGCCACGCCATGCGTACCTTTGAAGTGCCCGGTATGGCAGGGGTGCTGCTCGTCGATCGCGACGACGTGGCGGACTTCTACGACGTCGGCGAGGAAGTCGCGGTATGGCACAGCATTGACGAGTTAGATGACCTGTGCACCCGTGCCCGGACAGACCGACCCTGGGCAGACGGGCTCCGTGAACGAGGCCGGCGTCGAACCCTTGCCGAGCACACCTTTGATCACCGGATGCGGAAGGTGGATGAGCTATGGGACTGA
- a CDS encoding acylneuraminate cytidylyltransferase family protein, with product MTILVVIPARGGSKGIPRKNLLPVGGRPLIAWTIEQCLAAAPASDLLVTVSTEDTEIANVARAHGAHVIQRPADLAQDTTPTEPVILHAMDVAESQGIDLEAVMLLQATSPVRLPGTLDRAVAQFRDTGCDSLVGVLPESPFFWHLPESDGQQPRADYDWTARPRRQELTPHQLTYFENGSLYITSPRIYREQKNRIGGQISLFVLDELEGVDIDTPADIAAAEQMLARTGWNPAS from the coding sequence GTGACGATCCTCGTCGTGATCCCCGCCCGCGGCGGGTCCAAGGGCATACCCCGCAAAAACCTTCTGCCAGTTGGGGGTAGGCCCCTGATCGCATGGACGATCGAGCAGTGCCTAGCGGCGGCCCCAGCAAGTGATCTACTGGTCACGGTCTCCACCGAAGACACCGAAATCGCGAACGTCGCCCGAGCCCACGGCGCGCATGTCATCCAACGCCCCGCCGACCTCGCGCAGGACACCACCCCGACCGAACCGGTGATCCTGCACGCCATGGACGTGGCCGAATCTCAGGGCATCGACCTGGAAGCGGTCATGTTGCTGCAAGCCACCTCACCGGTGCGGCTTCCCGGAACCCTAGATCGGGCGGTAGCCCAATTCCGCGACACGGGCTGTGACAGTTTGGTCGGTGTGCTGCCAGAGTCGCCATTCTTCTGGCATCTGCCAGAGAGCGACGGTCAGCAGCCCCGCGCCGACTACGACTGGACGGCTCGACCGCGTCGCCAGGAACTCACCCCGCATCAGCTCACCTATTTCGAGAACGGCAGCCTGTATATCACCTCCCCCCGCATCTACCGCGAGCAGAAAAACAGGATCGGCGGCCAGATCTCGCTGTTCGTGCTGGATGAACTCGAAGGCGTCGACATTGATACCCCGGCGGATATCGCCGCCGCCGAACAAATGCTTGCTCGCACAGGATGGAACCCCGCCTCATGA
- a CDS encoding N-acetylneuraminate synthase family protein has protein sequence MILDRQIAPYTVSAQDTALHALRRINENQARIVFVVDEHGTVQGALTDGDMRRWLIAHDQPDLSAPALQIANRSFVSVAEGTPLDEMQAMTRPGLDRIPVLDERGRMVAVATTEKMTLRIGRHIVGPGHRSLLIAEIGNNHQGDVDLAKRLVDLCAQAGADVVKFQLRDMAALYRSGGSSSYGEDLGPQYTMNLLAKYSLSADDMLRVLDHCAARDIDAICTPWDIPSANVLHDYGLPGFKIASADLTNHELLHHVAGMHRPMIISTGMSTEAEIRDSVNLVRSHGAPYALLQCQSTYPAPYKDVHLRYMDRLAQIGECPVGYSGHERGWHVPIAAVARGAHIIEKHVTVDKSLEGNDHKVSLLPDEFAQMVQQIRDVELALGSDRPREVTTGELMNRVNLAKSLVATRDLAPGDVIAESDVTVKSPGRGLQPNRRADLIGKVVHRTVAAGDFFYPGDLVGEASTVHEYSFKRPWGLPVRYHDVRPLLEVSAPDFLEFHFSYRDMEADPHAIFAPGEKLPQFFTTHAPDLYAGDFLIDLASPDEGIWERSIREVQNVIDITRQLREHFTCEQDPVVVVTMGGFLPDRHVSLDERYPMYERIQRGLERLDETGVRLTAQTLPPFPWLMGGQQFHNLFMDPEDTVWFCEKYGRRLTFDVSHSKLAANFAGRPFSEYVDLMGPHIEHLHIVDAVGVDGEGVQVGNGEVDFRDLAERLAVHAPHASFIPEIWQGHVNNGEGFFIALDRLRAWL, from the coding sequence ATGATTCTCGACCGCCAGATCGCCCCCTACACGGTGTCGGCTCAGGACACTGCGCTGCACGCATTGCGTCGCATCAATGAGAACCAGGCGCGGATTGTTTTCGTGGTCGACGAACATGGCACCGTTCAAGGCGCCCTCACGGACGGCGACATGCGCCGCTGGCTCATCGCCCACGACCAACCGGATCTCTCCGCCCCCGCTCTGCAGATCGCTAATCGGTCGTTTGTGTCGGTGGCTGAAGGCACCCCGTTGGACGAGATGCAGGCCATGACGCGCCCGGGCCTGGATCGCATACCGGTGCTAGATGAGCGAGGCCGAATGGTCGCGGTCGCCACCACGGAAAAGATGACGTTGCGAATCGGTCGCCACATCGTGGGTCCCGGCCACCGGTCCTTGCTGATCGCTGAAATCGGGAACAACCACCAAGGCGATGTCGACCTCGCCAAGCGTCTGGTGGACCTCTGCGCGCAAGCGGGCGCGGACGTGGTCAAGTTCCAGCTGCGCGATATGGCAGCCCTGTATCGGTCCGGCGGTAGCTCCAGCTACGGAGAAGATCTCGGACCGCAATACACCATGAACCTGCTGGCAAAGTATTCGCTTAGCGCTGACGACATGCTGCGAGTGCTCGACCACTGCGCTGCCCGCGACATCGACGCGATCTGCACCCCCTGGGATATTCCGTCGGCCAATGTGCTCCATGACTACGGACTGCCAGGCTTTAAGATTGCCTCTGCCGACCTCACTAACCATGAGCTGCTGCACCACGTTGCGGGAATGCATCGTCCGATGATTATTTCCACCGGGATGAGCACCGAAGCGGAAATCCGCGACTCCGTGAACCTGGTGCGTTCGCACGGGGCACCGTATGCGCTGCTGCAATGCCAATCCACTTATCCTGCGCCGTACAAGGACGTTCACCTGCGGTACATGGACCGGCTGGCGCAGATCGGCGAGTGCCCGGTCGGCTATTCGGGCCACGAACGCGGCTGGCATGTGCCGATTGCTGCTGTCGCCCGCGGCGCCCACATCATCGAAAAGCACGTGACGGTCGATAAATCCCTCGAAGGCAACGACCATAAGGTGTCCCTGCTCCCAGACGAATTTGCCCAGATGGTGCAGCAGATCCGCGATGTGGAGCTGGCGCTGGGAAGTGACCGGCCCCGCGAAGTGACCACGGGTGAGCTGATGAACCGTGTGAACCTTGCGAAGTCCTTGGTCGCCACACGGGATCTTGCGCCGGGAGATGTGATCGCTGAAAGCGATGTGACGGTGAAAAGCCCTGGCCGTGGACTGCAACCGAACCGCCGCGCCGACCTGATCGGAAAGGTTGTGCACCGCACGGTCGCAGCCGGGGACTTCTTCTATCCCGGCGATTTAGTCGGTGAAGCCAGCACCGTTCACGAGTACTCGTTTAAACGGCCGTGGGGTCTGCCCGTGCGCTACCACGATGTGCGCCCGCTGCTTGAGGTCAGTGCCCCAGACTTCCTGGAATTCCATTTCTCCTACCGCGACATGGAAGCGGACCCGCATGCGATCTTCGCCCCGGGAGAAAAACTTCCGCAATTCTTCACCACCCATGCGCCGGACCTGTACGCCGGGGATTTCCTGATCGACCTCGCCAGCCCCGACGAGGGAATCTGGGAACGGTCGATCCGCGAAGTGCAAAACGTCATCGACATTACCCGGCAGCTGCGTGAACACTTCACCTGCGAGCAGGACCCCGTAGTCGTAGTGACCATGGGCGGTTTCTTGCCGGACCGGCATGTTTCGCTCGACGAGCGCTACCCCATGTACGAGCGCATCCAGCGAGGCTTGGAGCGCTTGGATGAGACGGGTGTGCGACTGACCGCCCAAACTTTGCCGCCGTTCCCGTGGCTGATGGGTGGCCAGCAGTTCCACAACCTGTTCATGGATCCCGAAGACACCGTGTGGTTCTGCGAGAAATATGGACGCCGCCTCACCTTCGACGTCTCCCATTCCAAGCTCGCCGCGAATTTCGCGGGCCGTCCGTTTAGCGAATACGTGGACTTAATGGGCCCCCACATTGAGCATCTGCACATTGTCGACGCCGTCGGTGTCGACGGTGAAGGTGTTCAGGTGGGCAACGGCGAAGTGGACTTCAGGGATCTAGCTGAGCGCCTGGCCGTCCATGCTCCTCACGCCTCCTTCATCCCCGAGATTTGGCAGGGTCACGTCAATAACGGCGAAGGTTTCTTTATCGCTCTCGACCGACTCCGGGCATGGCTGTGA
- a CDS encoding glycosyltransferase family 4 protein produces MAVTTAGSGVHPSDPGADVPDPEVQTADVGAHSPDSQGNFRIRTALWVAPVAELGGVARHVLDVVKTGIPGWRVIVLCPPGPLAEAIRALNGAVITGQIGPGCAGSSKASAQASIATLRRVAARLRPDIVHTHLAFADIVAVPATFGLRTAVGTPIRCVSTEHGIAADSRLYNASLLTSTAKRLAHTMRLRRFSCVIAVCESTKREILRQWGYGPGMPPVLVIPNGVDHPDPAPVPATGLRVLSLARLSQEKRIDRVIEAIAAVRQTHPEVRLTVAGIGEREHYLRDLAARLDLQGVVDFPGHIDARSALLDHDVVVQLSAWENCSYTLLDAVAYGLGVVATPVGGNPEIVPDRCLVHADDTATVAERLIAQGLDLSARPSPTSWRWTRAAMCARLSEEYDRLTGRWQIAP; encoded by the coding sequence ATGGCTGTGACCACTGCCGGTTCTGGTGTGCATCCGTCTGATCCGGGGGCAGATGTTCCCGATCCGGAGGTGCAGACCGCTGATGTAGGTGCGCACAGCCCCGATTCGCAAGGCAATTTCCGGATACGGACTGCCTTGTGGGTTGCTCCCGTCGCGGAGCTGGGAGGTGTTGCGCGGCACGTCCTGGATGTAGTGAAGACGGGGATTCCTGGATGGCGCGTGATTGTCCTATGTCCTCCCGGGCCGCTCGCCGAGGCGATCCGTGCGCTCAACGGAGCGGTGATCACCGGCCAGATTGGTCCCGGGTGCGCAGGAAGCAGCAAGGCGAGTGCTCAGGCATCCATCGCCACGTTGAGACGAGTGGCAGCCAGGCTGCGCCCCGACATCGTGCACACCCACCTCGCGTTCGCGGACATCGTGGCCGTCCCGGCCACCTTCGGCCTGCGCACCGCCGTCGGCACCCCCATCCGGTGTGTAAGCACCGAACACGGCATCGCGGCAGATTCACGCCTGTACAACGCATCGCTGCTCACCTCAACAGCGAAACGTCTAGCCCACACCATGCGCCTGCGCCGGTTTTCCTGTGTGATTGCGGTGTGTGAGTCTACTAAACGCGAGATTTTGCGCCAGTGGGGATACGGGCCGGGTATGCCGCCGGTGCTGGTCATCCCCAACGGCGTTGACCACCCCGACCCGGCACCCGTGCCGGCTACTGGCCTGCGAGTGCTGTCTCTAGCCCGCCTATCTCAGGAAAAACGCATTGACCGGGTCATCGAGGCCATTGCTGCGGTGCGCCAAACCCATCCTGAGGTGCGGCTGACGGTGGCGGGAATCGGCGAACGCGAACACTACCTGCGCGACTTGGCTGCACGGTTGGATCTGCAGGGCGTAGTTGACTTCCCCGGGCACATCGATGCCCGCTCGGCGTTGCTCGATCACGACGTGGTAGTGCAGTTATCCGCCTGGGAGAACTGTTCCTACACCCTGCTCGATGCCGTCGCCTATGGCCTCGGGGTCGTGGCAACCCCGGTGGGTGGCAACCCGGAAATTGTGCCGGATCGATGCTTGGTCCACGCCGACGACACCGCCACGGTCGCTGAACGCCTCATCGCGCAGGGGCTCGACCTCTCGGCCAGGCCCTCCCCCACCTCCTGGCGCTGGACCCGGGCCGCTATGTGCGCTCGGCTCAGCGAAGAGTACGACAGATTGACAGGTAGATGGCAAATAGCTCCGTAA